A stretch of the Borrelia coriaceae genome encodes the following:
- a CDS encoding variable large family protein, protein MKINIKNIRLKSICATLFISLFLSCNNSGESAEAEKRLTDVLMDVSRSAENAFYSFISLISDTLGLKVTKDTAKNEVGNYYKKLAEGIDQAIKELLLIASKTVQSDNQSGKEENLSNLNKAIEKAKQMFEKLKGCIASLESIGDNSKVGEVGSTSQQGEAANESALRKAYDALKGIVDIAMETGVKELKKSNLVLDQRSIGGSGNPENGAKVLAVGAAGADSGPGAAAIVAAVIGEEILESIVKSEGKAVTISVAATADTTPLEFAMGGTNTNLNKTVAKAADVSGGIALRSLVKGGKLASNTSNEDKVTVQAVGIDAVNKLLGALEDIIRKTINKILEKVKTEVDEVRNPKSAIQQ, encoded by the coding sequence ATGAAAATAAATATTAAAAATATTAGATTAAAAAGTATTTGTGCAACATTATTTATCTCTCTATTCCTTTCTTGTAATAATTCAGGGGAGAGTGCAGAAGCTGAAAAAAGATTAACTGATGTACTAATGGATGTAAGTAGAAGTGCTGAGAATGCTTTTTATTCTTTTATAAGTCTTATATCGGATACATTAGGATTAAAGGTAACAAAAGATACAGCTAAAAATGAGGTAGGGAATTATTATAAAAAATTAGCAGAAGGTATAGATCAAGCTATAAAAGAGTTATTACTGATTGCAAGTAAGACTGTTCAGTCTGATAATCAGTCAGGTAAAGAAGAAAATTTATCAAACTTAAATAAAGCTATTGAAAAAGCTAAACAAATGTTTGAGAAGTTAAAGGGATGTATAGCTTCTTTAGAAAGTATAGGAGATAATAGCAAGGTAGGTGAGGTAGGGAGCACTAGCCAACAGGGAGAAGCGGCGAATGAAAGTGCATTAAGAAAAGCATATGATGCATTGAAAGGAATCGTAGACATTGCTATGGAAACCGGTGTTAAAGAATTAAAAAAAAGTAATTTGGTTTTAGACCAAAGATCAATAGGGGGAAGTGGTAATCCAGAAAATGGAGCCAAGGTCTTAGCAGTAGGTGCTGCAGGAGCAGATTCGGGTCCAGGAGCAGCAGCAATAGTCGCAGCAGTAATTGGAGAAGAGATATTAGAATCTATTGTTAAATCAGAAGGTAAAGCTGTAACAATATCAGTTGCAGCAACTGCAGATACAACTCCATTGGAATTTGCAATGGGAGGAACAAATACTAACCTGAATAAAACAGTTGCTAAAGCAGCAGACGTATCAGGGGGAATAGCATTACGCTCGTTGGTTAAAGGTGGTAAATTAGCTTCAAATACTTCAAATGAAGACAAAGTAACAGTACAAGCAGTAGGAATAGATGCAGTAAATAAACTCTTAGGAGCATTAGAAGATATAATTAGGAAAACAATAAACAAGATACTTGAGAAAGTAAAGACTGAAGTAGATGAAGTAAGAAATCCAAAATCAGCGATTCAGCAATAA
- a CDS encoding variable large family protein, which translates to MKINIKNIRIRSICATLFISLFLSCNNGIEELQKQRDSILSISNLRQQFLDVFSSFSDMFTDAFGITADTTKKQFGEHLGKVGDAVQAVKGKLENIKADENFDLIKDKAESIIAKAIETLGKIIDGANKIKQATASASGKIANSDSAGDAVQAETESVKGLVEGIVMFCEAAKGVGMHPKGNANKPIADSQEVGNLFNQTSNVGSDAKALIGANRAVHTASGADILAAIEAAKDITSKVAGNINAATSAYDVAIANKSNGNLTTIKTNASAIAAGLALRAMAKQGKLATVATHAPGEAVNAVLVGVVGKTLNEIVSTIKRTVDKCLKDVSECIKENSTSEVKTKSK; encoded by the coding sequence ATGAAAATAAATATTAAGAATATTAGAATAAGAAGTATTTGTGCAACATTATTTATCTCTCTTTTCCTTTCTTGTAATAATGGAATAGAAGAACTTCAAAAGCAAAGGGATTCTATACTCTCTATATCTAATTTAAGACAACAATTCTTAGATGTTTTTTCTTCCTTTTCTGATATGTTTACTGATGCTTTTGGTATTACTGCAGATACAACTAAGAAGCAATTTGGGGAACATTTAGGTAAAGTTGGTGATGCGGTTCAAGCAGTTAAAGGTAAATTAGAGAACATAAAGGCAGATGAGAATTTTGATTTAATAAAAGATAAAGCTGAGAGCATAATTGCTAAAGCAATTGAGACTTTAGGCAAGATAATTGATGGAGCAAATAAAATTAAGCAAGCTACTGCTAGTGCTAGTGGTAAAATTGCTAATTCTGATAGTGCTGGAGATGCGGTTCAGGCAGAAACAGAGAGTGTAAAGGGTCTTGTTGAAGGAATTGTTATGTTCTGTGAAGCAGCGAAAGGAGTTGGTATGCATCCAAAAGGCAATGCTAATAAACCTATTGCTGATTCTCAAGAGGTTGGAAATTTATTTAACCAGACCAGTAATGTTGGTTCTGATGCCAAGGCACTAATTGGAGCAAACAGAGCAGTACATACAGCTAGTGGTGCAGATATATTAGCAGCAATTGAAGCAGCTAAGGATATTACAAGTAAGGTAGCTGGAAATATCAATGCGGCAACAAGTGCTTATGACGTTGCTATTGCTAATAAGAGTAATGGGAATCTTACTACTATTAAAACAAATGCATCAGCAATAGCAGCTGGTTTAGCATTAAGAGCTATGGCAAAACAAGGTAAGTTGGCAACTGTTGCTACTCATGCGCCGGGAGAGGCAGTGAATGCAGTATTAGTAGGGGTAGTCGGTAAAACCTTAAATGAGATAGTATCTACTATAAAAAGAACAGTTGATAAATGTTTAAAAGATGTTAGTGAGTGCATAAAAGAAAATTCTACTAGTGAGGTAAAGACTAAATCTAAATAG
- a CDS encoding variable large family protein has translation MKINIKNIRVRSICATLFISLFLSCNNAGESAEAEKRLNDVLMDVGRSTENVFYSFIDLISDTLGFRVSTGTTKKQVGGIILTI, from the coding sequence ATGAAAATAAATATTAAAAATATTAGAGTAAGAAGTATTTGTGCAACATTATTTATCTCTCTTTTCCTTTCTTGTAATAATGCAGGAGAGAGTGCAGAAGCTGAAAAAAGATTAAATGATGTACTAATGGATGTAGGAAGAAGTACTGAGAATGTTTTTTATTCTTTTATAGATCTTATATCAGATACATTAGGCTTTAGAGTATCTACAGGTACAACTAAGAAGCAGGTGGGGGGGATTATTTTAACAATTTAG
- a CDS encoding plasmid maintenance protein has product MLLKNTDSSKPKKEECRFRRNDVETRLTCEHKISKNYLKQIKEHSNNDATYINALINLETAIDEYQGEYYIEDILEHFLKQFGNRYKYKIWMMMRRSDGVISDYALIWEGKFRGIGIPISTRVIVPLKRLMERIYELELKNHLLLLRRKGLMSS; this is encoded by the coding sequence TTGCTTCTTAAGAATACTGATTCGAGTAAACCAAAAAAAGAAGAGTGTAGATTTAGAAGGAATGATGTAGAGACAAGGTTAACTTGTGAACATAAAATCAGTAAAAATTATCTAAAGCAAATAAAAGAACACAGTAACAACGATGCAACGTATATCAATGCCCTAATCAATCTAGAGACTGCAATAGATGAGTACCAAGGTGAATATTACATCGAAGATATTTTAGAACATTTCTTAAAGCAGTTTGGTAATAGGTACAAGTATAAGATTTGGATGATGATGAGGCGTAGTGATGGTGTTATTAGCGATTATGCTCTTATTTGGGAAGGCAAGTTTAGAGGGATTGGTATCCCAATAAGTACAAGAGTAATTGTGCCGTTAAAGCGACTTATGGAGAGAATTTACGAATTGGAATTAAAAAATCATCTGTTGTTATTAAGGAGAAAAGGGCTAATGAGCAGTTAA